A single region of the Manihot esculenta cultivar AM560-2 chromosome 12, M.esculenta_v8, whole genome shotgun sequence genome encodes:
- the LOC122721347 gene encoding 9-cis-epoxycarotenoid dioxygenase NCED3, chloroplastic-like, which produces MVSSSSLSPAAATSMSSSVSLDRPSRKPNISSSLQTPSIIHFPKHSSTATSYPPSPSISTTIPKKIATTVPSVDKSLAPMQNQWNFLQKAAAMALDAVESALVSHERRFPLPKIADPAVQIAGNFAPVSERPVVRNLPVTGTIPDTIRGVYVRNGANPLHEPVAGHHFFDGDGMVHAVRFEKGSVSYACRFTETNRLVQERELGHSVFPKAIGELHGHSGIARLLLFCARGLFGIVDSSHGTGVANAGLVYFDGRLLAMSEDDLPYHVRVLPSGDLKTVGRYNFNGQLKSSMIAHPKVDPCSGELFALSFFRATQVQIQAKKIHMGFHMERRAFLEKIIISHL; this is translated from the coding sequence AtggtttcttcttcttcactttCGCCAGCTGCAGCTACAAGCATGAGCTCTTCTGTTTCTCTTGACAGGCCTAGCAGAAAACCCAACATCTCTTCCTCTCTTCAGACTCCTTCCATTATCCATTTTCCTAAACACTCCTCCACAGCCACTTCTTATCCTCCCTCTCCTTCTATTTCTACAACAATTCCAAAGAAAATTGCCACTACTGTTCCTTCTGTTGATAAATCATTAGCCCCAATGCAAAACCAATGGAATTTTTTGCAAAAAGCTGCAGCTATGGCCTTGGATGCTGTGGAAAGTGCTTTAGTTTCACATGAACGTCGATTCCCTCTTCCCAAAATTGCTGACCCAGCAGTCCAAATCGCCGGCAACTTCGCTCCCGTGTCGGAGCGACCCGTTGTACGTAATTTGCCCGTTACTGGTACAATCCCAGATACTATTCGAGGTGTTTATGTTAGAAACGGCGCAAACCCACTTCACGAACCGGTAGCTGGTCACCATTTCTTTGATGGTGATGGGATGGTCCATGCTGTTCGGTTTGAGAAAGGTTCCGTCAGCTATGCTTGCCGGTTCACGGAGACAAACAGGCTGGTTCAAGAGCGAGAATTGGGACACTCAGTTTTCCCAAAGGCCATCGGTGAACTCCATGGACACTCTGGGATAGCTAGGCTGTTGCTTTTTTGTGCTCGTGGGCTTTTTGGTATCGTTGATTCTAGCCATGGGACTGGTGTTGCTAACGCTGGATTGGTTTACTTTGATGGTCGTCTTCTCGCCATGTCTGAAGATGATCTGCCTTACCATGTTCGTGTTCTTCCCTCTGGAGACCTCAAAACTGTTGGACGATACAATTTCAATGGCCAACTCAAGAGTTCAATGATTGCTCATCCAAAAGTCGACCCATGTTCTGGGGAATTGTTTGCTCTAAGTTTCTTCCGAGCGACCCAAGTTCAAATTCAGGCAAAGAAGATTCACATGGGATTTCACATGGAGAGAAGggcatttttggaaaaaattatcatatctcacctttga
- the LOC122721307 gene encoding uncharacterized protein LOC122721307, with amino-acid sequence MATTTAETLASRRHQNRTAKLACFSFAAYAKTLIDHLKSLNIPVLPGLNDHEFASIESTFHFSFPPDLRTILQEGLPIGPHFPNWRSSSPQQLKILLNLPFLNLSKNILQNNFWVHSWGDKPADANRALDIAKGFFDKAPVLVPIYGNCYIPSTPNTAGNPVFYVDDGGVRVLSFDVARFFQEVEFLQIGLHFIRPGILPRNQRIPINVPAWAATAARRIDFWTEVAERGRKMVVRDDTHGWWSGGDLVYWELGDCLEDVFWKLRDGGWREEEVREMMMIDGSDNKGEKGSGAKVGKEDVVWQLKVMSTVLLRAGWSREDVVYSLDLQDHEDRLDSPGSFVGKFCIDFQLPNSSCSRQDDDHQKSSMKQLMNLRSLEV; translated from the coding sequence ATGGCGACAACAACAGCAGAGACCCTAGCTTCAAGAAGGCATCAAAATCGCACCGCTAAGCTTGCATGCTTCTCTTTTGCAGCCTATGCTAAAACCCTAATCGACCATCTCAAGTCTCTCAACATCCCTGTTCTTCCTGGTCTCAATGATCATGAATTTGCCTCCATTGAATCCACCTTCCATTTCTCTTTTCCTCCTGATCTTCGCACCATTCTCCAAGAAGGCCTCCCTATTGGCCCCCACTTCCCTAACTGGCGCTCATCTTCTCCTCAGCAACTCAAGATTTTACTAAACCTCCCTTTCTTGAACCTCTCCAAGAATATTTTGCAGAATAACTTCTGGGTTCATTCTTGGGGTGATAAACCGGCTGATGCCAATCGAGCGTTGGATATAGCAAAAGGGTTCTTCGATAAAGCTCCGGTTCTTGTGCCTATATATGGTAACTGTTACATTCCTTCTACGCCGAACACCGCTGGGAATCCGGTGTTTTACGTCGACGATGGCGGTGTACGTGTTTTGAGCTTTGATGTTGCCAGGTTCTTTCAAGAGGTTGAATTCTTGCAAATTGGTCTTCATTTTATCAGGCCGGGGATTTTGCCAAGAAATCAGAGGATACCCATCAATGTGCCGGCTTGGGCGGCGACAGCAGCGCGAAGGATTGATTTTTGGACGGAGGTAGCCGAGAGAGGCAGGAAAATGGTGGTGCGTGATGACACGCACGGGTGGTGGAGCGGTGGGGATTTAGTGTACTGGGAACTAGGTGATTGTTTAGAGGATGTGTTTTGGAAGCTGAGAGATGGAGGGTGGAGAGAAGAGGAGGTGAGGGAGATGATGATGATAGACGGTAGTGATAACAAGGGAGAGAAAGGCAGTGGGGCCAAAGTCGGAAAAGAGGATGTGGTGTGGCAACTGAAGGTGATGTCAACGGTGTTATTGCGTGCGGGATGGAGCAGAGAAGATGTCGTGTACTCGCTTGATCTTCAAGATCATGAGGATAGACTGGATAGTCCTGGTAGCTTTGTTGGCAAATTTTGTATAGACTTTCAACTTCCAAACAGCAGCTGTTCCAGGCAGGATGATGATCATCAAAAGAGCAGTATGAAGCAGTTGATGAACCTTCGATCTCTTGAGGTGTGA